The genomic window ACATTCAATGTATCTGAGGTTGTGGCACTCACACACTGAAGACTTGAGTGTCTTAGAGTGTTTTTGGAGATAGCACTTAATAAGGCACTTGAGAACCAAAAAGCTCAGTTCAATGAAATTCAACACAATGCACAGGCATGAGGTAATAACCAAGAAGAAGATGAAGATCGTTTTCTCGGTGGGTTTGGATATGAAGCAGTCCACAGTGTTGGGACAAGGCTTCAAATCACACTTCATAAGGTACGGAACACTAAAGCCATCATACAGCTtgtaaaataaaaccaggaaGCCAATTTCAAAACCAGTTTTAACAATGAGACTGATCAGGTAAGTGTACCACAGACCCCCATCCATCACACCTAGGCTGACATAGAGtttctttctgtgccttttcTCTCTACTGTCACAACAGGCTACATGTAGAACCACAAGAAGTGAAGGCATAGAGACCATTATCAGCTGTAAGGCCCAAAGTCTGACCTGGGAAATGGGGAAGAAGTGATCAAAACACACATTTTCGCAACCAGGCTGTTTAATGTTGCACTCAAACTCTTTCTGCTCATCTTTCCACACATGCTCTGCTGCCACCATGTAGACCAGCAAACGGAAGATGAACACAACAGCCAGCCAAATCCGCCCAATTCCAGTTGAGTATTTATTTACTCCAGTTAGGAGGTCTCTGAGGAACATCCAACTCATGACTTAGGCTCAAAAGAAGGTAAGAGtctgcaaaagaaaacaatttcatcaagattcatttattttcattttattgatcatTTCCACTGTCTTACTTGATTATGAATTATGGACAATAAAGTCGAATTTCAACTCTGGTTGTTGAGGACTCACATTCATACAAGGAGATGACACAATTGGTCCACAGATGTAATTGATTCCTTGCCCAGTTAAGTTTGGAATTTAGTTGGTGATCCCACACACACTAtctcattttcaaagaaatcCTTCCAGCTTATTGCTTCTAAGGATGGATGGGTTCTGTTAgtgatctagaaaaaaaaatagatatgaaTCCCAAGGTGACATTGGCACCTTGAAATACCCCTCACATACCAGCTTCTTGAAATTGTAATCTCTACTCACTTTCTCTAGTTTGTTAATGCCCCTCCCCAATCCTTAAAGGTTATTTCCTTCCCCTAGCTCCTCTCATGTCCTGTGTCCCATATCCCATACTAACAACTGAGCTCACCTACAGTCCCATAGTGAAAAGTGAGGGTCTCCAATATGAACTTCTTCAAACTCATGTTTCCTCCCCCCTGCAGGTCTACTTACATCAATGCCCAACTTAACATGCTCTACACAGTTTAGAGGGAGGGGTCAGCCTCATCTTGCCTCAAAATGATCATTCCAACTCTACACCCCACTCTTGATTTATCCATTTTCCCTGCTTCTGTATCTTCAACCTTCACTGGTTCCTTCATCTCAGCATATAAATGTGCTTAAGTTGTATCCCTTATTTCTACTATTACAACTATCATTTACTCTTCAACTCACTGAGTCTAGTTTTTCTGCTCATCATTGCATGCTAAAATTAGCACTACCACTGACCTGCCAATCTTCTGGACACTCTGGATCTCACTTAATTTTTCTATGATACTGTTGCCTGCTCTTGTGTTCTCGAAACTCTTTGAGCCTTGACATCCAGGATCATCTTCTTTCTATTGTTTCTATCTTCTCTATTGTTCTGATTCTCTTGATTGTA from Neofelis nebulosa isolate mNeoNeb1 chromosome 6, mNeoNeb1.pri, whole genome shotgun sequence includes these protein-coding regions:
- the GJB7 gene encoding gap junction beta-7 protein; translated protein: MSWMFLRDLLTGVNKYSTGIGRIWLAVVFIFRLLVYMVAAEHVWKDEQKEFECNIKQPGCENVCFDHFFPISQVRLWALQLIMVSMPSLLVVLHVACCDSREKRHRKKLYVSLGVMDGGLWYTYLISLIVKTGFEIGFLVLFYKLYDGFSVPYLMKCDLKPCPNTVDCFISKPTEKTIFIFFLVITSCLCIVLNFIELSFLVLKCLIKCYLQKHSKTLKSSVCECHNLRYIECGGIGAPPLLQNFHSDSAISTLHTPEPPPSQGKTKLLCDSQEGWQGESASFLSKT